From Allofrancisella guangzhouensis, a single genomic window includes:
- a CDS encoding exodeoxyribonuclease I, giving the protein MYNNQTFLFYDLETSGINNSFDQILQFAAVRTDLNFNEIERFNFFVKLNPDTTPSPMATITHHISIAEANSKGISEYQAVRKIHKIINTPGTISMGYNTLGFDDEFLRFAFFKNMLPPYTHQYKNSCFRADLFPIVACYYLFFNEALKWPEIVDEEGKEKVSLKLENLNSVNNLCSDGRAHDAIIDVLVTVELAKKLQNANPKMWQFLLDKFNKQNDEQVLNQLDIGINLNDTQYKQAIAVSGVFGFNNNFMSAVLDLGQHHHYKNQEIFLRLDSYLFSDFIEEFGSLESEYWRLTVSKKWGDIPVILPAKTRFVGKLSEQKLGMIKANKEFMKSNLDTFANFIDYVLEHKYATIENIDTDAAIYQSDFMTTADEKGCELFHSLAIVQKVQMLSQLPKNYYDRAVRIIGRLDFLKLPEKAQYEFQKYLNKIVSLEEDELLVDHRGCKRVTLEKIYKEIEHLRETQELTQEQHSLLYELEEYLF; this is encoded by the coding sequence ATGTATAATAATCAAACATTTCTATTCTATGACTTAGAAACTAGTGGAATTAATAATTCTTTTGATCAGATTTTACAGTTTGCAGCTGTCAGAACAGATCTTAATTTTAATGAAATTGAGAGGTTTAACTTTTTTGTAAAATTAAATCCTGACACAACACCATCTCCTATGGCAACTATTACACATCATATATCTATAGCCGAAGCTAATTCTAAAGGAATTTCAGAGTATCAAGCGGTTAGAAAAATCCATAAAATAATTAACACTCCAGGAACTATCAGTATGGGGTATAATACTCTTGGATTTGATGATGAGTTTTTAAGGTTTGCTTTTTTTAAGAATATGTTGCCACCATATACTCACCAGTATAAAAATAGCTGCTTTAGAGCGGATTTGTTTCCAATAGTTGCTTGTTATTATTTATTCTTTAACGAAGCTTTAAAGTGGCCTGAGATTGTAGATGAAGAAGGCAAAGAAAAAGTTTCTTTAAAGCTTGAGAATTTAAACTCAGTAAATAATTTGTGTAGTGATGGTCGAGCTCACGATGCTATTATAGACGTCTTAGTAACGGTTGAATTAGCAAAAAAACTTCAAAATGCTAATCCTAAAATGTGGCAGTTTTTATTGGATAAATTCAACAAACAAAATGATGAACAGGTTTTAAATCAGCTTGATATTGGTATCAATCTAAACGATACACAATATAAGCAAGCTATAGCTGTAAGTGGGGTTTTTGGTTTTAACAACAATTTTATGTCAGCTGTTTTGGACTTGGGGCAGCATCACCATTATAAAAACCAAGAGATTTTCTTGCGTTTAGACAGTTATTTATTTAGTGATTTTATAGAAGAATTTGGTAGTTTAGAGAGTGAATATTGGAGACTGACAGTTTCTAAAAAATGGGGAGATATCCCGGTTATTTTGCCAGCTAAAACTCGCTTTGTAGGAAAGTTATCTGAACAAAAATTAGGTATGATAAAAGCAAATAAAGAGTTTATGAAATCTAATTTAGATACATTTGCTAATTTTATTGATTACGTTTTAGAGCACAAATACGCAACAATTGAAAATATTGATACTGATGCGGCAATTTATCAAAGCGATTTTATGACTACTGCTGATGAGAAAGGTTGCGAACTCTTTCATAGCTTAGCTATTGTCCAAAAAGTACAGATGTTATCACAATTACCAAAAAATTATTATGATAGAGCTGTGCGTATTATAGGGAGACTAGATTTTCTTAAACTCCCTGAAAAAGCTCAATATGAGTTTCAAAAGTATCTAAACAAAATAGTTAGTTTAGAAGAAGATGAACTTTTGGTAGACCATAGAGGATGTAAAAGAGTTACTTTAGAAAAGATTTATAAAGAAATAGAGCACTTAAGAGAAACACAAGAGCTAACACAAGAGCAGCACTCTTTACTATATGAGTTAGAGGAGTATCTTTTTTAA
- the murI gene encoding glutamate racemase, giving the protein MINDRPIGVFDSGIGGLTVVKNLMDILPNENIIYFGDIARIPYGTKSRATIQRFAAQTAKFLIDQEVKAIIIACNTISAIAKDTVKQIASNIPVIDVISAGISLVADLSNVGVIATPATINSNAYALEIHKLNPKVEVYSKACGLFVPMIEEGFIDGEIVTLATKQYLECFHDKPLEALILGCTHYPLIKNNIAAELGSVRLIDPSLQASKMLEDLLKLNNLLNQKQFKQEYKFYVTDIPIKFKAIGEMFLQTQMEHLEIINIDGY; this is encoded by the coding sequence ATGATTAACGATAGACCGATAGGCGTTTTTGATTCTGGTATAGGTGGTTTGACAGTTGTTAAAAATCTCATGGATATATTGCCAAATGAAAATATAATTTACTTTGGTGATATTGCAAGAATCCCTTATGGTACAAAGTCTAGAGCAACTATCCAAAGGTTTGCAGCTCAAACAGCTAAGTTTTTAATTGACCAGGAGGTTAAGGCTATTATTATTGCTTGTAATACTATTTCTGCTATCGCTAAAGATACTGTAAAGCAAATAGCTAGTAATATACCAGTTATAGACGTAATTAGCGCAGGTATAAGTTTAGTAGCAGACTTAAGTAATGTTGGGGTGATAGCTACACCAGCTACGATAAATAGTAACGCTTATGCGTTAGAAATTCATAAGCTTAACCCTAAAGTAGAAGTTTATTCTAAAGCTTGTGGTCTATTTGTGCCAATGATTGAGGAAGGCTTTATAGATGGTGAAATAGTAACCTTGGCAACTAAACAATATCTAGAGTGTTTTCATGATAAACCTCTTGAAGCCTTGATACTTGGTTGTACACATTATCCTCTTATTAAGAATAATATTGCTGCTGAATTAGGATCTGTAAGACTCATAGATCCTTCACTACAAGCTAGCAAAATGCTCGAAGATCTATTAAAGCTAAATAATCTACTAAACCAAAAACAGTTTAAACAAGAATATAAATTTTATGTGACTGATATCCCCATAAAGTTTAAAGCTATAGGAGAAATGTTTTTACAAACTCAAATGGAGCATTTAGAGATAATTAACATTGATGGTTATTAA
- the lptC gene encoding LPS export ABC transporter periplasmic protein LptC, whose product MKFFTKYSLFINLFSIVIVVFSTIFIYYEAVEGGGDPKKFSPSSSVELTAYNFHYNSYDDDGKLTTNFITEKLEQYVNQDIKMTNLTETSYDNKTSDETWSVKAPKGFSKKKDNNELIHLFDGVDAILFTKDQQADTEKNSAKQTSDTDSKYLPKKIYIKSSEMYYDTETHDFYNDKFVKVYDPDTQNNTTGIGIVGNSDTKVINFKKDVRSYYASS is encoded by the coding sequence ATGAAATTCTTTACTAAATATTCTTTATTTATAAATTTATTTTCAATAGTGATCGTGGTTTTTAGCACCATATTTATTTATTATGAAGCAGTTGAGGGTGGGGGTGATCCTAAAAAATTTTCACCTTCAAGTAGTGTTGAATTAACAGCATATAATTTTCATTACAATAGCTATGATGATGATGGTAAACTGACTACAAATTTTATCACTGAGAAATTGGAACAATATGTCAACCAAGATATTAAAATGACTAATTTAACAGAAACAAGTTATGATAACAAAACAAGTGATGAGACTTGGAGTGTAAAAGCACCTAAAGGTTTTTCAAAGAAAAAAGATAATAATGAGTTGATACATTTATTTGACGGAGTTGATGCTATTCTATTTACAAAAGATCAGCAAGCAGATACAGAGAAAAATTCTGCTAAGCAAACATCAGATACTGATAGTAAATACCTTCCAAAGAAGATATATATAAAATCGTCAGAAATGTATTATGATACTGAAACCCATGATTTCTATAACGATAAATTTGTTAAGGTCTATGATCCAGACACACAAAATAATACTACAGGTATAGGAATTGTTGGTAACTCAGATACTAAAGTTATTAACTTTAAAAAAGATGTAAGGAGCTACTATGCGTCAAGCTAG
- the uvrB gene encoding excinuclease ABC subunit UvrB, translating to MNKFNLVTKYSPSGDQPGAIESLVNGINSGLQHQVLVGVTGSGKTYTMANVINQTQKPCLILAHNKTLAAQLYSEMKQYFPDNAVEYFVSYYDYYQPEAYVAASDTYIEKDSAVNEHIEQMRLSATKAILERNDVIIVATVSAIYGLGDPEQYMQMLLHLKVGETLDIKKAQSKLVEMQYSRNDMDFSRGSFRVRGEILDIFPADSEKDAIRVEFFDEEIEVISIIDSLTSKRIKTLHRATIFPSTHYVASKERKNQVIEEIKKELKERVKYFEQEGKLLEAQRIEQRTKYDIEMIQELGYCTGIENYSRLLSGRAPGDPPPTLLDYLPENALVIVDESHVTLPQFGGMYKGDLSRKSNLVNYGFRLLSALDNRPLKFEEFEKLLPQTLYVSATPAEYELRRSQNTVEQIIRPTGLLDPEVFVRPVAIQVEDALSEINKAVVNNERVLITTLTKKMAENLTEYLSEHSVNVRYLHSDIDTVERVQIIYDLRQGVFDVLVGINLLREGLDMPEVGVLLIFDADKEGFLRSEKSLIQTIGRVARNENGRAILYADVVTKSMKKAIDETLRRRKLQDEHNKKNNITPKTIVKAIDDMLDSSPERQKREYKNNSRISVDDVDVSAILGVTEASKVIKALEKRMKAYAKELEFEQATLIRDKILKIKQKFIEL from the coding sequence ATGAACAAATTTAACTTAGTTACAAAATACAGCCCCAGTGGTGACCAACCAGGGGCCATAGAGTCTTTAGTAAATGGTATAAATAGTGGTTTGCAACATCAAGTATTAGTTGGGGTTACAGGGTCTGGTAAAACTTACACTATGGCAAACGTAATTAATCAAACACAAAAGCCGTGTTTAATTTTAGCTCATAATAAAACCCTAGCAGCACAATTATATTCAGAGATGAAACAATATTTTCCAGATAATGCTGTTGAATATTTTGTCTCATATTATGATTATTATCAGCCAGAGGCCTATGTTGCTGCATCAGATACATATATTGAAAAAGATTCTGCTGTAAATGAGCATATTGAGCAAATGCGTTTATCTGCTACTAAAGCTATTTTAGAAAGAAATGATGTAATTATAGTTGCTACAGTATCTGCTATTTATGGTTTAGGAGACCCTGAACAATACATGCAAATGTTATTACATTTGAAGGTTGGTGAAACTTTAGATATAAAGAAAGCACAAAGCAAATTAGTAGAAATGCAATATTCGCGTAATGATATGGACTTTAGTCGAGGTAGTTTTCGTGTACGTGGTGAGATACTAGATATTTTTCCAGCAGATTCTGAAAAAGACGCTATTAGAGTTGAATTTTTTGATGAGGAGATAGAAGTAATAAGTATAATAGACTCTTTAACTTCAAAAAGAATTAAAACTCTTCATAGAGCAACGATATTTCCAAGTACCCACTATGTAGCTTCTAAGGAAAGAAAGAACCAAGTTATTGAAGAAATTAAAAAAGAGTTGAAAGAAAGAGTTAAATATTTTGAACAAGAAGGCAAATTGCTTGAAGCTCAAAGAATAGAGCAAAGAACAAAGTATGATATAGAAATGATCCAAGAGCTAGGCTATTGTACAGGTATTGAAAATTATTCTAGGTTGCTATCTGGTCGCGCTCCTGGCGATCCGCCGCCTACACTTTTAGATTATTTACCAGAAAATGCTCTTGTGATAGTTGATGAATCTCATGTAACATTACCACAATTTGGAGGTATGTATAAAGGTGATCTTTCACGTAAATCAAATTTAGTAAATTATGGTTTTAGATTACTTTCCGCGCTTGATAATAGGCCTCTTAAATTTGAAGAGTTTGAAAAGCTGTTGCCTCAAACATTGTATGTTTCAGCAACGCCGGCTGAGTATGAGTTAAGAAGATCTCAAAACACGGTTGAGCAGATAATAAGACCAACCGGACTATTAGATCCAGAAGTGTTTGTTCGACCAGTAGCAATCCAAGTTGAAGATGCTTTATCTGAGATAAATAAAGCTGTAGTTAATAATGAAAGAGTTTTGATAACTACACTAACTAAAAAAATGGCAGAGAATTTAACAGAATATTTGTCAGAACATAGTGTTAATGTAAGATATTTGCATTCAGATATTGATACTGTTGAGCGTGTGCAAATTATTTATGATTTACGTCAGGGAGTATTTGACGTGTTAGTAGGTATTAACCTTTTAAGAGAAGGGTTAGATATGCCTGAAGTAGGAGTTTTATTAATTTTTGATGCTGATAAGGAAGGGTTTCTACGTTCAGAAAAGTCTCTTATCCAAACAATAGGTAGAGTTGCAAGAAACGAAAATGGTCGAGCTATATTATATGCAGATGTAGTAACTAAGTCTATGAAAAAAGCTATTGATGAGACGTTACGTAGACGTAAGTTACAAGATGAGCATAATAAAAAGAATAATATTACCCCTAAAACGATTGTAAAAGCTATAGATGACATGTTAGATAGCTCCCCAGAGAGGCAAAAACGAGAATATAAAAATAACAGCAGAATAAGTGTTGATGATGTTGATGTTTCGGCTATACTAGGTGTAACTGAAGCTAGTAAAGTTATAAAAGCTTTGGAAAAACGTATGAAAGCCTATGCAAAAGAACTTGAGTTTGAGCAGGCTACTTTGATTAGAGATAAGATACTTAAGATAAAGCAGAAATTTATAGAGTTATAA
- a CDS encoding IS5 family transposase, whose translation MPNKYPERKGYKVPKQKHRVRNWSEYNRALSNRGRIDIWMHDDAINNWYEEDTENVGDGSPRKYSDFAIIVCHEIRLVYKQPLRQITGFINSLFKMAEINLRCPDFSTLSKRLKALKIKSPRYVKKNIPDSDVHSLSIDSTGLKRFGRDEWHQEKHKVSAKRSWRKLHVAVDQNHYIHNSLLTGRFDSDTGTLPGLLDGIDSEFNHISMDGAYDSFDVYEQILDKFGDVEIAIPPNKDAVICDKNHIIRNHNIEHIKCHGRMDWQRKSGYGRRNNSELAIQRYKRIIGRSLHSRDFKNQKTESIIGASVLNKMTSLGMPDSYRIA comes from the coding sequence ATGCCAAATAAATATCCAGAAAGAAAAGGTTACAAAGTTCCAAAACAGAAACATCGAGTTCGAAATTGGTCAGAGTATAATAGAGCATTATCCAATCGTGGACGTATAGATATTTGGATGCATGATGATGCTATCAACAATTGGTATGAAGAAGATACTGAGAATGTTGGAGATGGTTCACCTAGAAAGTACTCTGATTTTGCTATAATTGTCTGCCATGAGATTAGACTGGTTTATAAACAACCACTCAGGCAAATAACTGGATTTATAAACTCACTATTTAAAATGGCTGAAATAAATCTTAGATGTCCAGATTTTAGTACTCTTAGTAAACGACTTAAAGCTCTAAAAATAAAGTCACCAAGATATGTTAAGAAGAATATCCCAGATTCTGATGTACATAGTCTAAGTATTGATTCTACTGGGTTAAAGCGATTTGGTCGTGATGAGTGGCATCAGGAAAAGCATAAAGTATCAGCTAAAAGAAGTTGGAGAAAGCTACATGTAGCAGTAGATCAAAATCATTATATTCATAACTCACTATTAACAGGCAGATTTGATAGTGATACTGGAACTTTACCTGGTTTATTAGATGGAATAGATAGTGAATTTAATCATATTTCTATGGATGGAGCTTATGATAGCTTTGACGTATATGAGCAAATACTAGATAAATTTGGTGATGTCGAGATAGCAATACCGCCAAATAAAGATGCCGTAATTTGTGATAAAAATCACATAATTCGTAACCATAATATCGAGCATATTAAATGTCATGGTCGAATGGATTGGCAAAGAAAATCAGGATATGGTAGGAGAAATAATAGTGAATTAGCTATACAAAGATATAAAAGGATAATAGGCAGAAGTTTACATTCTAGAGACTTCAAAAATCAAAAAACAGAATCAATTATTGGTGCCAGTGTACTAAATAAAATGACTTCATTAGGTATGCCCGATAGCTATAGAATAGCCTGA
- a CDS encoding KdsC family phosphatase, translating into MKNNKLYQNIRLAIFDVDGVMTDGKIILSNDGNETKLFDVKDGLGLVLLQKVGMKVAIITGKESQIVINRFTSLGFDIDDIFQGQKNKVSAYQALKKKYQLDDSHIAYMGDDLPDIVIMKQAGISAGPSNCIDLVKDYCDYVCQNKGGAGAVREFCEYLLKHCGYYNKIIESYIEDGGIK; encoded by the coding sequence ATGAAAAATAATAAACTTTATCAAAATATTCGTTTAGCTATCTTTGATGTTGATGGTGTTATGACAGATGGAAAAATTATATTGTCAAATGACGGTAATGAAACAAAGTTATTTGACGTTAAAGACGGTTTGGGCTTAGTTTTATTACAGAAAGTTGGTATGAAAGTAGCAATAATTACCGGCAAGGAATCACAAATAGTTATTAATAGGTTTACAAGCTTAGGATTTGATATAGATGATATATTTCAAGGACAAAAAAATAAAGTTAGTGCCTATCAGGCTTTAAAGAAAAAATATCAGCTAGATGATAGTCACATAGCTTATATGGGCGATGATCTTCCTGATATAGTCATTATGAAGCAAGCTGGTATTTCGGCAGGACCATCAAACTGTATAGACTTGGTTAAAGACTATTGTGATTATGTTTGTCAAAATAAAGGTGGTGCTGGCGCTGTCAGGGAATTTTGTGAGTATTTGCTAAAGCACTGTGGTTACTATAACAAGATTATCGAAAGTTATATTGAAGATGGTGGCATAAAATAG
- a CDS encoding FUSC family protein has translation MILFKNRFIDKLSDTTLLAYRVLVASSLGLIISYSVFSFTGEHGFKDRIYWVVIAVISVAASTSTSVIYTRAKAIIVFSIFGTSLGSVLLLFIQKIMVDNSMASFITIAVVCGIALTLYIYTMFLNYATSVFFIHIYLVMFFGLFVGWDHELFIVRIVSVAIGTVCIVFVTFLTRGKKFLNIFTKEMYITYGEFKKILNNVDRNVPNRKLIFLVEKNIKLSEMLVNAKYEFSSNKKYYEYKKMILLMDELLINLKTYRALFIEQKKHNNELYTDLVEYTNSQLKKNFEKLTIRYDRILIQKD, from the coding sequence ATGATCTTATTTAAGAATAGATTTATAGATAAACTTTCTGATACCACTTTATTAGCTTATAGGGTTTTGGTAGCGTCTTCATTGGGGTTGATTATAAGTTATAGTGTTTTTAGTTTTACTGGAGAGCATGGTTTTAAGGATAGAATTTACTGGGTTGTAATTGCAGTTATAAGTGTTGCTGCAAGTACTAGTACTAGTGTTATATATACACGAGCAAAAGCGATTATTGTATTCTCTATCTTTGGAACGTCGCTAGGATCGGTTTTACTCTTATTTATACAGAAAATTATGGTAGATAATAGTATGGCTAGTTTTATAACTATAGCTGTAGTTTGTGGTATAGCATTGACATTGTATATTTATACTATGTTTTTAAATTATGCTACAAGCGTATTTTTTATACATATATATTTGGTTATGTTCTTTGGTTTGTTTGTTGGTTGGGATCATGAACTCTTCATTGTAAGAATAGTAAGTGTAGCTATTGGTACAGTTTGTATTGTGTTTGTTACATTTTTGACTAGAGGTAAAAAGTTTTTGAATATTTTTACCAAAGAAATGTATATAACCTATGGGGAATTCAAGAAAATACTCAATAATGTTGATAGAAATGTTCCAAACCGAAAATTAATTTTTTTAGTTGAAAAAAACATAAAACTCAGTGAAATGCTTGTCAATGCTAAATATGAATTTTCGTCTAATAAAAAATACTACGAGTATAAAAAAATGATACTACTTATGGATGAATTGCTGATAAATTTAAAGACTTATCGAGCTTTATTTATTGAACAAAAAAAACATAATAACGAGCTATATACCGACTTGGTAGAGTATACAAATAGTCAACTCAAAAAAAATTTTGAAAAACTAACAATTAGGTATGATAGGATTCTAATACAGAAAGATTAA
- a CDS encoding nuclease-related domain-containing protein, with amino-acid sequence MAIENKLKNDRLFLRFTWARFKNYWIRIRKSLYASIILCGLIVGVNLYLGNFEFIKQSLQIAVTLAFILFIFFFLITKDDNPVDIIISGAKGESVVLDELKKLDNNYVLFNRMILPDGKSTIGNREIDFLVISRKAIYIVEVKNNRGYIKVENMAERWQVEKTSQNNKIYAKTIKNPIRQTFAQKKVLQTYLYNQRIYIKGIPVVTVVIFANPGVQLSDNFIAEDANQAVLSLKNLLPFINAKEQYLEKMPTRSRRKIIRKLEKK; translated from the coding sequence ATGGCAATAGAAAACAAACTAAAAAACGACCGGCTTTTTTTACGCTTTACTTGGGCAAGATTTAAAAATTATTGGATTAGGATACGAAAAAGTCTATATGCCTCAATTATATTATGTGGTCTTATTGTAGGAGTTAACTTATATCTTGGTAATTTTGAGTTTATAAAACAATCATTGCAGATAGCAGTAACACTTGCTTTTATATTGTTTATCTTTTTTTTCTTAATAACAAAAGATGATAATCCTGTAGATATTATAATATCAGGTGCCAAAGGTGAGTCAGTTGTGTTAGATGAGCTAAAAAAATTAGATAATAATTATGTACTCTTTAATAGGATGATATTACCAGATGGTAAATCAACCATAGGAAATAGAGAGATAGATTTTCTTGTTATATCTAGAAAAGCAATATATATAGTAGAGGTTAAAAACAATCGTGGCTATATCAAGGTTGAAAATATGGCTGAGAGGTGGCAAGTAGAAAAAACCTCCCAAAATAATAAAATTTATGCAAAAACTATTAAAAATCCAATTAGACAAACTTTTGCGCAGAAGAAGGTTCTACAAACCTATCTTTATAACCAAAGAATTTATATAAAAGGTATTCCAGTGGTTACTGTTGTAATATTTGCTAATCCAGGAGTACAGTTAAGTGATAATTTTATCGCAGAAGATGCTAATCAAGCGGTTTTATCTTTAAAAAATTTATTACCTTTTATTAACGCAAAAGAACAATATCTTGAAAAAATGCCAACACGTTCACGTAGAAAAATTATTAGAAAGCTTGAGAAAAAATAA